In Acidobacteriota bacterium, a single window of DNA contains:
- a CDS encoding nitroreductase family protein, giving the protein MKPKLIPLQYEKPSLPEVAARARRFFEVMNRRRTVRDFSPARVPAGVIEDLVRAASTAPSGAHRQPWTFVAVSDPAVKRRIRIAAEREEHENYGGRMPDEWLRALEPLGTDEHKPFLEIAPWLVVLFRQNYGLGPDGEHVRHYYVSESVGIAAGLFLTAVHQAGLVALTHTPSPMGFLREILQRPDNEAACLLIPVGYPAADARVPDLRRKPLDDVLQILRE; this is encoded by the coding sequence ATGAAGCCGAAACTCATTCCGCTGCAGTATGAGAAGCCCTCGCTCCCGGAGGTCGCCGCGCGGGCGCGCCGCTTCTTCGAGGTGATGAACCGGCGCCGAACGGTGCGGGACTTCAGTCCGGCACGGGTGCCGGCCGGGGTGATCGAGGATCTGGTGCGGGCGGCATCCACGGCGCCGTCGGGCGCGCACCGGCAGCCGTGGACGTTCGTGGCGGTCTCGGATCCGGCCGTCAAGCGGCGCATCCGCATCGCCGCCGAGCGCGAGGAGCACGAGAACTACGGGGGGCGGATGCCGGACGAATGGCTGCGCGCGCTGGAGCCGCTGGGCACGGACGAGCACAAGCCGTTCCTCGAGATTGCCCCCTGGCTGGTGGTCCTCTTCCGCCAGAACTACGGCCTGGGGCCGGACGGCGAGCACGTCCGCCACTACTATGTGTCCGAGTCGGTCGGCATCGCGGCCGGCCTGTTCCTGACCGCCGTGCACCAGGCGGGACTGGTGGCGCTGACGCACACCCCCAGCCCGATGGGATTCCTCCGGGAGATCCTGCAGCGTCCGGACAACGAGGCGGCGTGTCTGCTGATACCGGTGGGCTATCCTGCCGCCGACGCGCGGGTACCCGACCTGCGCCGCAAGCCCCTCGACGACGTCCTGCAGATTCTGCGGGAGTAG